A genomic stretch from Acidobacteriota bacterium includes:
- a CDS encoding DNA-binding response regulator, translating into MRILLIEDEVKLASFIKRGLIAERYAVDVAKDGRSGLELAQAYQYDLVLLDLMLPGMDGSEVLRRIRRENSSVPVLILSARDTVQDKVANMETGADDYLTKPFAFAELSVRIKALMRRGPVNRASTIRVSDLELDRLSQQVKRAGQRIDLTSKEYALLEYLMSNAGRVLSRNMIIEHVWDESFDGITNIVDVYIRHLRNKVDTGHDSKLLRTVRGVGYTIREGAEG; encoded by the coding sequence ATGCGCATTTTGTTGATCGAGGATGAAGTGAAGTTAGCAAGCTTCATCAAGCGAGGCTTGATCGCCGAAAGATATGCAGTTGATGTTGCCAAGGATGGTCGAAGCGGACTGGAGCTCGCGCAAGCGTACCAGTACGACCTTGTACTTCTTGACCTCATGTTGCCCGGCATGGATGGCAGTGAAGTGCTGCGCCGAATCCGGAGGGAGAACTCTTCCGTGCCAGTGCTGATTCTTTCTGCCCGCGACACCGTACAGGACAAGGTTGCGAATATGGAGACCGGCGCCGACGATTACCTCACGAAGCCCTTTGCGTTTGCCGAGCTGTCGGTTCGCATCAAGGCGCTGATGAGACGAGGTCCAGTGAATCGCGCGAGCACTATTCGAGTGAGCGATCTTGAGTTGGACCGGCTCTCGCAGCAAGTCAAGCGCGCCGGACAGCGCATCGATCTTACTTCCAAAGAATACGCGCTCCTTGAGTATCTTATGAGCAATGCCGGACGAGTCCTCTCGCGCAATATGATTATCGAGCACGTGTGGGATGAGAGCTTCGACGGAATAACCAACATCGTCGACGTTTACATCCGGCATCTCCGAAACAAAGTAGATACCGGCCATGATTCCAAACTTCTGCGCACGGTGCGCGGAGTGGGTTACACAATTCGGGAAGGAGCGGAAGGATGA